From one Amycolatopsis sp. FDAARGOS 1241 genomic stretch:
- a CDS encoding DNA alkylation repair protein, giving the protein MTDTTVAEVLAELAALEDPKARAVNEKHGDDHGVNLGELRAVAKRLKTQQDLARGLWAAGDTAAQLLSLLICRPKAFERAELDTMLREARSPKVHDWLVNYVVKKSPHAEELRQAWTADPDPGVASAGWALSTERVAKKPDGLDLAGLLDVIEAEMKDAPDRLQWAMNHCLAQIGIEHAPLRARAIDIGERLEVLKDYPTPPNCTSPYAPVWITEMVRRKQHA; this is encoded by the coding sequence GTGACCGACACGACGGTGGCCGAGGTGCTGGCCGAACTGGCCGCGCTCGAGGATCCGAAAGCCCGTGCGGTAAACGAAAAGCACGGCGACGACCACGGCGTGAACCTCGGCGAGCTGCGCGCGGTCGCGAAACGGCTGAAGACGCAGCAGGACCTGGCGCGCGGGCTCTGGGCGGCTGGCGACACCGCGGCCCAGCTGCTGTCGCTGCTGATCTGCCGGCCGAAGGCGTTCGAGCGGGCCGAGCTGGACACCATGCTGCGCGAGGCCCGCAGCCCCAAGGTGCACGACTGGCTCGTGAACTACGTGGTGAAGAAAAGTCCGCACGCCGAGGAGCTGCGCCAGGCCTGGACCGCCGACCCGGATCCGGGGGTCGCGAGCGCCGGCTGGGCGCTGAGCACTGAACGCGTGGCGAAGAAGCCCGACGGTCTCGACCTGGCGGGCCTGCTCGACGTCATCGAAGCCGAGATGAAGGACGCCCCGGACCGGCTGCAGTGGGCGATGAACCACTGCCTGGCGCAGATCGGCATCGAGCACGCGCCGCTGCGTGCCCGCGCGATCGACATCGGGGAGCGACTGGAAGTGCTCAAGGACTACCCGACTCCGCCGAACTGCACGTCGCCGTACGCGCCGGTCTGGATCACCGAGATGGTGCGCCGCAAGCAGCACGCGTAA
- a CDS encoding TetR/AcrR family transcriptional regulator has translation MPDRSPDVDDLTARARIRDAAMQQFGELGFDRATIRGIAEAAGVSSGLVRHHFGSKQELRDACDAHLVKLMRGLSDQVEAGAGGNHVAAARIAVGPYQAYLARALVEGEAAPLFDEMVELSAQWLAARDTERSDPPAADAKVRAAVSTAMALSITVLHQHVSRALGVDVFSPEGDALLARALIDLYSHPMLSLEDARTALQHLK, from the coding sequence GTGCCCGACCGCAGCCCGGACGTCGACGACCTGACCGCCCGCGCGCGCATCCGCGACGCGGCGATGCAGCAGTTCGGCGAGCTGGGGTTCGACCGCGCGACGATCCGCGGCATCGCCGAGGCCGCGGGCGTCTCGTCGGGCCTGGTGCGCCACCACTTCGGCTCGAAGCAGGAACTGCGCGACGCGTGCGACGCGCACCTCGTGAAGCTGATGCGCGGGCTCAGCGACCAGGTCGAGGCAGGCGCGGGCGGCAACCACGTCGCGGCGGCGCGGATCGCGGTCGGGCCGTACCAGGCCTACCTCGCGCGCGCCCTGGTCGAGGGAGAAGCAGCACCGCTGTTCGACGAGATGGTGGAGCTGAGCGCGCAGTGGCTCGCCGCTCGCGACACCGAACGCAGCGACCCACCGGCCGCCGACGCGAAGGTGCGGGCCGCGGTGAGCACGGCCATGGCGCTGTCGATCACCGTGCTGCACCAGCACGTGTCGCGCGCGCTGGGCGTCGATGTCTTCAGCCCCGAAGGCGACGCGCTGCTCGCGCGCGCCCTGATCGACCTGTACTCGCACCCCATGCTCAGCCTCGAAGACGCGCGTACAGCGCTCCAGCACCTCAAGTGA
- a CDS encoding carboxymuconolactone decarboxylase family protein — protein MPHATSPRITPLPLAELTPEQQRLARLGADTVIQVQAKNPALMQASASLGAFLLGQGELPPRLRELAILRVALRCDAPYEWANHVPAALGAGATADEINALTDPAATWAPEAGAVLRATDELCAEAFVSDETWAALAAEFAEPAILEVLFLVGYYRMMAGFLNSAGVAVKPGRPVLGERVVPAIAETAPVLTRPSSGRTGVDGTWHITFTHPAGSKELVLDLKSSGSAVAGSIVDTQLGVTVPITSGTVEGNRLEFAAVVTEPARFEIDVTGTVDGDVFTGAVTISGGGTFPFSGTRAG, from the coding sequence ATGCCGCACGCCACCAGTCCCCGCATCACTCCGCTGCCGCTGGCGGAGCTGACCCCCGAGCAGCAGCGGCTCGCCCGGCTCGGCGCGGACACCGTGATCCAGGTCCAGGCGAAGAACCCCGCGCTGATGCAGGCGTCCGCAAGCCTCGGCGCGTTCCTCCTGGGCCAGGGCGAGCTGCCCCCGCGCCTGCGCGAACTGGCGATCCTGCGGGTCGCCCTGCGGTGCGACGCGCCGTACGAGTGGGCCAACCATGTACCGGCCGCGCTCGGCGCGGGCGCCACGGCCGACGAAATCAACGCGCTCACCGATCCCGCCGCGACCTGGGCACCCGAAGCCGGCGCGGTGCTGCGGGCCACGGACGAGCTGTGTGCCGAAGCCTTCGTGTCCGACGAGACCTGGGCCGCGCTCGCCGCGGAGTTCGCCGAACCGGCGATCCTGGAAGTGCTGTTCCTCGTCGGGTACTACCGGATGATGGCGGGGTTCCTGAACTCCGCGGGCGTCGCGGTGAAACCGGGCCGGCCGGTGCTGGGCGAACGCGTGGTCCCGGCCATTGCCGAAACCGCGCCGGTCCTCACGCGCCCGAGCAGCGGCCGGACCGGAGTGGACGGGACCTGGCACATCACCTTCACGCACCCGGCCGGCAGCAAGGAACTGGTGCTGGACCTGAAGAGTTCGGGCAGCGCGGTGGCGGGGTCCATCGTGGACACCCAGCTCGGCGTGACGGTCCCCATCACCTCGGGCACGGTGGAAGGGAACCGTCTGGAGTTCGCGGCCGTGGTGACCGAACCGGCGAGGTTCGAGATCGACGTGACGGGCACCGTCGACGGCGACGTGTTCACCGGAGCGGTGACGATCTCCGGCGGCGGGACGTTCCCGTTCTCCGGTACCCGGGCGGGGTGA